Proteins from a genomic interval of Deinococcus detaillensis:
- a CDS encoding PadR family transcriptional regulator, with product MNPLKSGTLDLALLAALETQPRYGLEILQHINARSGGAFDLKEGSLYPALHRLVKASWVESEWQESDKGGAPRKYYRLTESGQAALGAKKAEWRTLRGALDALLVERLMGRLA from the coding sequence ATGAATCCGCTGAAATCCGGCACACTTGATTTGGCTCTCCTCGCCGCTTTGGAAACTCAACCGCGCTACGGCTTGGAGATTTTGCAACACATCAACGCCCGCAGCGGCGGCGCATTTGACCTCAAAGAAGGCAGCTTGTATCCGGCCCTGCACCGCCTCGTCAAGGCGAGTTGGGTAGAAAGCGAGTGGCAAGAAAGCGACAAAGGCGGAGCGCCGCGCAAATACTACCGCCTTACCGAGAGTGGGCAAGCGGCGCTGGGAGCCAAAAAAGCCGAATGGCGCACTTTACGGGGGGCGCTGGACGCTTTGCTGGTTGAGCGTCTGATGGGACGCTTGGCGTGA
- a CDS encoding CopZ family metallochaperone, with the protein MTQHPNALHSSGLQLDNTELMVTGMTCAHCQTAVTRALEGVPGVKEVSVDLSSGLARVRGEADRQALLDAVEEEGYKATLQL; encoded by the coding sequence ATGACCCAACACCCCAACGCTCTGCACTCAAGCGGCCTCCAACTGGACAACACCGAATTGATGGTCACGGGGATGACCTGCGCTCACTGTCAGACTGCCGTTACCCGCGCTCTAGAGGGCGTTCCCGGCGTCAAAGAAGTTTCAGTAGACCTCAGCAGCGGCCTCGCCCGTGTGCGCGGTGAAGCCGACCGGCAAGCCCTCCTCGACGCGGTGGAAGAAGAAGGCTACAAGGCGACGCTCCAACTCTGA
- a CDS encoding permease prefix domain 1-containing protein produces MTRRAAGRSGKVLSLNQYVHRATLGLPKAERLDAAAELRAHLLERITELEQKGFARDEAEFLAVRAMGDPQVTNRQLLGHLLTTPLGWVVLGAVMIGGVSWWGSGLFKPAEIRPSELRPTDFVAISQAPVWPQGWGSTFTRAADLRFPKGTTFVIAAWMTYGDKTMRPSFAFPVMSNESFSGITSDQPIRPAPPLLHNNFRLVTSMTPGTTGKPCPEGKAQWANLIYTTDRYRVPVGMKLTNRDGLAFMDHLGGTLCTNDLHNSAQIEQSPLALNTWAKVYQVWGVPDGKSDEQPVSYAFLLFPSEKAEMPKLRPEQAYEVNETSKQWERKQR; encoded by the coding sequence GTGACCCGCCGAGCCGCTGGCCGCTCTGGCAAAGTGCTGAGCCTCAATCAGTACGTTCACCGCGCCACCCTCGGCCTTCCCAAAGCTGAGCGCCTAGACGCCGCCGCCGAGCTGCGGGCACATTTGCTGGAACGCATCACCGAACTGGAACAAAAAGGTTTTGCGCGGGATGAAGCCGAGTTTCTGGCGGTGCGGGCGATGGGCGATCCGCAAGTCACGAATCGGCAGTTATTGGGCCATCTCTTGACGACGCCGCTGGGCTGGGTGGTCTTGGGCGCGGTGATGATTGGCGGCGTAAGCTGGTGGGGCAGTGGTTTGTTTAAACCTGCGGAGATAAGGCCCAGCGAACTACGTCCTACAGACTTTGTTGCCATATCTCAGGCACCTGTATGGCCGCAGGGTTGGGGCAGCACCTTTACCAGAGCTGCCGATCTCCGTTTTCCAAAGGGCACAACTTTTGTAATTGCTGCGTGGATGACCTACGGGGATAAAACAATGCGGCCGTCGTTTGCCTTCCCCGTCATGAGCAATGAATCGTTTTCCGGTATAACTTCAGATCAGCCAATCAGGCCAGCACCACCCCTATTACACAATAATTTCCGATTGGTGACTTCCATGACCCCCGGCACAACCGGGAAGCCCTGCCCAGAAGGAAAAGCCCAGTGGGCGAATCTGATTTACACGACGGATCGGTACAGAGTCCCGGTTGGGATGAAACTTACCAACAGAGATGGACTTGCTTTCATGGATCATCTGGGCGGAACCCTCTGCACAAATGACCTACACAACTCAGCACAGATTGAACAGTCTCCACTTGCCTTGAATACTTGGGCCAAAGTTTATCAGGTTTGGGGCGTTCCAGATGGCAAGTCAGACGAACAGCCAGTTTCATACGCCTTCCTGCTCTTCCCAAGCGAAAAAGCTGAGATGCCTAAGCTCAGACCGGAGCAGGCTTATGAAGTTAATGAAACGTCAAAACAATGGGAGAGGAAGCAGCGCTAA